TATTGCGCGGTGTGGTGGCAGTCCATGTAGACCTTGCGATTGCCGTCGCGGCCGAGGCGGATGAAATTGTCATATTGGGCGTTGATCTGGCCGGCGGGGCGCGAGAAATTGATGGCGAAGGTCGGCATTTCGCCGCCGAGATAATTGCTTTTGAAAACAAGATCGTCCGGCAAGTCTTTCTTGTCGCGCCACAGGATCCAGCCGACGCCGAGCGGGGCGAGGCCGAATTTGTGGCCGGAGGCCGAAATCGATTTCACGCGGGGCAGGCGGAAGTCCCAGACCAGATCGGGCGCGCAGAAAGGCGCGAGACAGCCGCCCGATGCCGCATCGACATGAATATCGACATCGAGGCCTTGTTCGGCCTGAAGCTGGTCCAGCGCCTCCGCCAGGGGGCTGGACCGGCTCGAAGGTTCCGGTGTGGGTCACGCCCAGGGTCGGCACGACCCCGATGGTGTTTTCATCGACCCTTTTGAGCATTTCCTCGGCGTTCATCAGCAGGCGCCCATGCTCCATCGGGACTTCGTGGATTTCGACGTCCCAATAGCGCGCGAATTTGTGCCAGCAGATCTGGACCGGGCCGGTGACCAGATTGGGCCTGTCGGCAGGCTTCCCCTGCGCCCGCCGTCTGGCGCGCCAGCGCTATTTCATCGCCATGCCGCCGAGCATGGCGGCTTCGCTCGACCCGACGGCCGACGTTCCCACGGTGTTGGCGGCGTGCGGGCTGTTCCAGAGGTCCGCCAGCATATGGACGCAACGCGCTTCGAGTTCGGCTGTCTGGGGATATTCGTCCTTGTCGATCATGTTCTTGTCGATCGCGTGATCCATGATCCTGTGGATCTCCGGCTCCTCCCAGGTCTGGCAGAAGGTCGCCAGGTTCTGGCGGGCGTTGCCGTCAAGGAAAAGTTCGTCCTGCACGATCTGAAACACGGTTCCAGGCTCGTTTTCCGATTGCGGAAACTTGTATTTCGGCAATGGCTTGGCGCTGTCGCCGCGCGAAGACGGTGTCCATGACGACGTCGCGAATATGCTCTCGTTCGTGCAGGCTCAACGTCTCCGCCGGTGTTGCTTCGCTTTGCAAGTCCTGTCGGGACTTGGTCAGGCTTTTTCGACAGCGGTCAGCGCGTTACACTGACGCTGCCGTCCACAAAGGTCAACTTGCCGGCGCCGTCCACGCGCCAATAGACGAAAACGTCTGGCTGGCTCCAGTTTTGGCCGAGCCAGCGGGCGCCCACAACCTCGTCGTCATTCGGGCAGGCCATGAAAAGCTCAAAACCTTCCCGCTTCAGCCGCGCCTCCAATGGGCCGGCGTCCGAACCGGGCGGAAAGAGTTTTCGCAGTTTTTCGCCGAGCGCGCCGGGCGGGGAAGCGCCCTGTTTGAGGCGGGCTTTTTCTTCGGCGAGCGTGCGCGCCGGGCAGGGCGCGCTCAGAACGCCGTCGGCCCGCACGCTGGCGATCAGCTCAGGAACCGGCGCCGGCGTGTCGAACAGCCAGATCGCCGCGCCCGTGAGCGCCAGGAAAGCAATGAGCGCCGCAGCCAGCCGCACTTATGATTCCAAGCCGTCCATGCCGCCCTTGGCCAGGAAATTTTCCAGCCAATGGATGTCATAGGCGCCGTCCTGAATGTCGGCGTTGCGCACCAGGGCGCGGAACAGGGGCAGAGTGGTGTCGACGCCGTCCACGATGAATTCGTCCAGCGCGCGGCGCAGGCGCATCAGCGCCTCGATCCTGGTGCGCCCCTGAACGATGAGCTTGCCGACCAGGGAATCGTAATAAGGCGGGATCGTATAGCCCTGATAGACGGCGGCGTCGACGCGCACGCCCACCCCGCCGGGGGGGTGGTAGTAAAGGATTTTGCCGGGCGAGGGCCGGAAAGTGACCGGATTTTCGGCATTGATCCGGCATTCGATGGCGTGGCCCCGCAATTCGAGATCGGCCTGGGCGAAACTCAGGGGCGCGCCGCTGGCGATCTTGATCTGCTCGACCAGCAGGTCGAGGCCGGAAATCATCTCGGTGATCGGATGCTCGACCTGAATGCGGGTGTTCATCTCGATGAAGAAGAACTCGCCGTTTTCATAAAGGAATTCGATTGTGCCGGCGCCGGAATATTTCAGCTTGCGCATGGCTTCGGCGCAGATTTCGCCGATGCGATTGCGCTCGTCCTGGTTCAGCGCCGGCGAGGGCGTCTCCTCCAGCACCTTCTGGTGCCGGCGCTGCAGGGAACAATCGCGCTCGCCGACATGGACCGCATTGCCATGGCCGTCGCCGAGAATCTGGATTTCGATATGGCGCGGCTTGTCGAGATATTTTTCGAGATAGACGGCGTCGTCGCCGAAAGCCGCTTTGGCCTCGGCGCGGGCGACGGCGAGCGCCTCCGGCAGTTCTATGGCGGCGCGGGCGACCTTCATGCCGCGTCCTCCACCTCCGGCCGCCGCCTTGACCAGCACTGGAAAGCCGATGTCCTCGGCGATGCGCATGGCCTCGTCGTCATCGGTCACGCCGCCTTCCGAGCCCGGCACGCAGGGAATCCCCAAGGCGCGGGCCGTGCGTTTGGCCTCGATCTTGTCGCCCATGATCCGGATATGCTCGGGGCTCGGGCCGATGAAGGCGATGTTGTGATCGACGAGGATTTCCGCGAATTTGGCGTTTTCCGAGAGGAAACCGTAGCCGGGATGGACGGCGTCGGCGCCTGTGATCTCGCAAGCCGCGAGCAGGGCTGGAATGTTGAGATAGGATTCGCGCGCCGGGGGCGGGCCGATGCACACCGATTCGTCGGCCAGCTTGACATGCATGGCTTCGGAATCCGCCGTGGAGTGGACGGCGACAGTGGCGATGCCCAGCTCTTTCGCCGCACGCAAAATGCGAAGGGCGATTTCGCCACGATTGGCGATGAGGATCTTCTCGAACATCAGGAGATAA
This genomic interval from Candidatus Rhodoblastus alkanivorans contains the following:
- the accC gene encoding acetyl-CoA carboxylase biotin carboxylase subunit, producing MFEKILIANRGEIALRILRAAKELGIATVAVHSTADSEAMHVKLADESVCIGPPPARESYLNIPALLAACEITGADAVHPGYGFLSENAKFAEILVDHNIAFIGPSPEHIRIMGDKIEAKRTARALGIPCVPGSEGGVTDDDEAMRIAEDIGFPVLVKAAAGGGGRGMKVARAAIELPEALAVARAEAKAAFGDDAVYLEKYLDKPRHIEIQILGDGHGNAVHVGERDCSLQRRHQKVLEETPSPALNQDERNRIGEICAEAMRKLKYSGAGTIEFLYENGEFFFIEMNTRIQVEHPITEMISGLDLLVEQIKIASGAPLSFAQADLELRGHAIECRINAENPVTFRPSPGKILYYHPPGGVGVRVDAAVYQGYTIPPYYDSLVGKLIVQGRTRIEALMRLRRALDEFIVDGVDTTLPLFRALVRNADIQDGAYDIHWLENFLAKGGMDGLES